In one Candidatus Dechloromonas phosphoritropha genomic region, the following are encoded:
- a CDS encoding carboxymuconolactone decarboxylase family protein: MNNEQTISGAQRAFGDLATKLAEITDKVLFGDVWKRPDLSLRDRSLITCAALVATGKTEQIDYHFPLAVTNGVTQAELVELITHLAFYVGWPSAMSAITKAKALFGTEAP; the protein is encoded by the coding sequence ATGAACAACGAGCAAACGATTAGCGGTGCCCAGCGCGCCTTTGGCGACCTCGCAACCAAGCTGGCAGAAATCACTGACAAGGTGTTGTTTGGCGATGTCTGGAAGCGCCCTGACTTGTCCCTGCGGGATCGCAGTCTGATCACCTGCGCCGCGCTGGTGGCCACAGGCAAGACCGAGCAGATCGATTACCACTTCCCTTTGGCCGTCACCAATGGCGTGACCCAAGCGGAGCTGGTCGAACTCATCACCCACCTGGCCTTCTACGTCGGCTGGCCGAGTGCAATGTCAGCCATCACCAAAGCGAAGGCTTTGTTCGGCACGGAAGCACCTTGA
- a CDS encoding SDR family oxidoreductase, with protein sequence MSNNIEGKVVVITGASSGLGEAAARHLASKGAVVVLGARRTDRIQALAEELAATGSKALAVQTDVTQREQVQHLVDAAVKTYGRVDVLVNNAGLMPSSPLERLAVEDWDRMIDVNIKGVLYGIAAVLPHMTRQQAGHIINVSSVAGLKVPAGGTVYSATKHAVRAISEGLRQEVTGQHIRTTVVCPGAVATELVDSMTDAEVQAGMRAFYQIAISPDAFARAVAYAIEQPADVDINEVVFRPTGQAF encoded by the coding sequence ATGAGCAACAACATCGAAGGCAAGGTCGTCGTCATCACCGGTGCCAGCAGCGGGCTGGGTGAGGCCGCCGCGCGGCATCTGGCGTCCAAGGGCGCAGTGGTCGTGCTTGGCGCGCGACGCACCGACCGCATCCAGGCTTTGGCAGAGGAATTGGCCGCCACCGGTAGCAAGGCCCTGGCGGTGCAGACCGATGTCACGCAACGCGAGCAAGTTCAGCACCTGGTGGACGCCGCGGTTAAGACCTACGGGCGAGTCGACGTGCTGGTCAACAATGCGGGCCTGATGCCTAGTTCACCGCTGGAACGTCTGGCCGTCGAGGACTGGGACCGCATGATCGATGTGAACATCAAGGGCGTTCTGTACGGTATCGCTGCTGTCCTGCCGCACATGACGCGCCAACAGGCCGGACACATCATCAACGTGTCGTCCGTGGCCGGCCTCAAGGTACCCGCCGGGGGCACGGTGTATTCGGCGACCAAGCACGCGGTGCGAGCGATCTCCGAGGGCCTGCGTCAAGAGGTTACGGGCCAGCACATACGCACCACCGTCGTCTGTCCTGGCGCCGTGGCCACCGAACTGGTGGACAGCATGACCGACGCGGAAGTGCAGGCTGGCATGCGGGCGTTTTACCAGATCGCCATCTCTCCGGACGCCTTCGCGCGGGCGGTGGCCTATGCCATCGAGCAACCTGCGGACGTCGATATTAACGAGGTCGTCTT
- a CDS encoding LysR family transcriptional regulator, producing the protein MRRDNISDLLVFLAVAQERSFTRAAAKLGVSPTALSHTIRTLETRVGVRLLTRTTRSVSPTEAGERLLQSAGPRIEAIESELAAISELRDKPAGTIRITTTDFAADTVLWPRLAPVLAAYPDIKIELSIDFVLTDIAANKFDIGVRWGDQIAKDMVAVRVGPDMRMGVVGSPAYLKSRPAPKGPQELLQHSCITLRLPTRGDIYAWELKKGKREVQARVDGQLTCNGVYQMLNAAVDGAGLAFVPAYLAEPHVAAGRLRWVLEDWSPTFPGLHIFYPSRREHSRAFALVIDALRYRA; encoded by the coding sequence ATGCGGCGCGACAACATCAGTGATTTATTGGTTTTTCTGGCGGTGGCGCAGGAGCGCAGCTTCACCCGGGCTGCCGCCAAGCTCGGCGTCTCGCCAACGGCCCTGAGCCACACTATTCGCACGCTTGAAACACGCGTGGGGGTGCGGTTGCTGACCCGCACGACTCGTAGCGTGTCACCCACCGAGGCGGGTGAGCGGCTTCTGCAGAGTGCAGGCCCCCGAATCGAGGCGATCGAGAGCGAACTTGCTGCGATCAGCGAACTGCGCGACAAGCCTGCGGGCACGATCCGCATCACCACGACCGACTTCGCAGCCGATACGGTTCTGTGGCCACGCCTGGCGCCGGTCTTGGCCGCCTATCCCGACATCAAGATCGAACTCAGTATCGACTTCGTGCTGACCGACATCGCGGCCAACAAATTCGACATCGGCGTACGTTGGGGCGATCAGATAGCCAAGGACATGGTGGCTGTGCGTGTGGGGCCGGACATGCGGATGGGTGTCGTAGGGTCTCCGGCCTACCTCAAGAGCCGTCCGGCGCCCAAGGGGCCGCAGGAATTGCTTCAGCATAGTTGCATCACGCTGCGGCTGCCCACGCGCGGCGACATCTACGCCTGGGAGTTGAAGAAGGGCAAGCGCGAAGTGCAGGCGCGTGTCGACGGCCAACTGACCTGCAATGGCGTCTACCAGATGCTCAACGCTGCCGTCGACGGAGCGGGCCTAGCCTTCGTTCCAGCGTACTTGGCCGAGCCTCATGTCGCCGCCGGCCGCCTGCGATGGGTTTTGGAGGATTGGTCCCCGACGTTTCCTGGGCTACACATCTTCTACCCCAGCCGTCGCGAGCACTCTCGAGCTTTTGCCTTGGTTATTGACGCGCTTCGATACCGGGCCTGA
- a CDS encoding cupin domain-containing protein, translated as MELKRAGSQPSIPGPAEFFTGTVRIDPLNAPPPPARVSCASVTFEPGARTAWHTHPLGQTLLVTAGCGWTQCEGEPIVEIRAGDVIWCPPGHKHWHGATPTTAMTHIAIQEALDGKNVEWLQKVTDAEYIVGPANEQRHSHQGVSP; from the coding sequence ATGGAACTCAAACGCGCGGGCTCGCAGCCCTCCATACCCGGCCCTGCGGAATTCTTTACCGGCACCGTCCGCATCGACCCATTGAACGCGCCGCCTCCGCCAGCGCGCGTGTCGTGCGCCAGCGTGACCTTCGAGCCGGGCGCACGTACTGCGTGGCATACCCACCCATTGGGCCAGACCCTGCTCGTCACGGCCGGATGCGGCTGGACCCAGTGCGAAGGCGAGCCCATCGTCGAGATCCGTGCCGGTGACGTGATCTGGTGTCCGCCCGGCCACAAGCATTGGCATGGTGCCACGCCAACCACGGCCATGACCCACATCGCCATCCAGGAGGCCCTCGACGGTAAGAACGTCGAGTGGCTTCAGAAGGTCACCGATGCGGAATACATCGTTGGTCCGGCCAACGAACAACGGCACAGTCATCAAGGAGTATCGCCATGA